A single Thermodesulfobacteriota bacterium DNA region contains:
- the cysK gene encoding cysteine synthase A, translated as MARIFADNSLSIGNTPLVRINRISLGLPATILAKVEGRNPAYSVKCRIGASMIWDAEKRGVLKPGVRVVEPTSGNTGIALAFVCAARGYRLLLTMPETMSLERRKMLAALGAELMLTPGSEGMGGAIRRAQEMADADPEGMFLPNQFKNPANPEIHFRTTGPEIWNDTDGKIDILVAGVGTGGTITGVSRYIKTEKGKAIRSVAVEPAASPVLSGGSPGPHKIQGIGAGFKPDVLDLSLVDEVLQVTDEEAFAFARRLAREEGIVSGISCGAAMAAAVQVASRPESAGKTIVAILPDSGERYLSTALFEG; from the coding sequence ATGGCGCGCATCTTCGCTGACAACAGCCTGAGCATTGGCAACACCCCGCTGGTTCGGATCAACCGGATCTCCCTGGGTCTCCCCGCGACGATCCTGGCCAAAGTAGAGGGGCGAAACCCGGCCTACTCGGTCAAGTGCCGGATCGGGGCCAGCATGATCTGGGATGCGGAGAAGCGGGGCGTGCTCAAGCCGGGCGTCCGGGTCGTGGAGCCCACGAGTGGAAACACCGGCATCGCGCTCGCCTTCGTCTGCGCCGCCCGGGGGTACCGCCTCCTCCTCACCATGCCCGAGACCATGAGCCTGGAGCGCCGAAAGATGCTCGCCGCGCTCGGGGCCGAGCTCATGCTGACCCCGGGCAGCGAGGGCATGGGGGGCGCCATCCGGCGCGCCCAGGAGATGGCCGACGCCGACCCCGAGGGGATGTTCCTCCCCAACCAGTTCAAGAACCCCGCCAACCCCGAGATCCACTTTCGCACCACCGGGCCGGAGATCTGGAACGACACCGACGGCAAGATCGACATCCTCGTCGCGGGAGTCGGCACCGGGGGCACCATCACGGGCGTGAGCCGCTACATAAAGACGGAGAAGGGCAAGGCCATCCGGTCGGTGGCGGTGGAGCCCGCGGCATCCCCGGTGCTCTCGGGGGGCTCCCCCGGGCCCCACAAGATCCAGGGCATCGGCGCGGGCTTCAAGCCCGACGTGCTCGACCTGTCCCTGGTGGACGAGGTCCTTCAGGTCACCGACGAGGAGGCCTTTGCCTTCGCCCGCCGGCTCGCCCGGGAGGAGGGGATCGTCTCCGGGATCTCCTGCGGCGCCGCCATGGCGGCGGCGGTCCAGGTGGCCTCCCGCCCCGAATCGGCCGGCAAGACCATCGTCGCGATCCTCCCGGACTCGGGCGAGCGATACCTCTCCACGGCGCTGTTCGAGGGGTAG
- a CDS encoding adenylate/guanylate cyclase domain-containing protein has translation MGGTAAAEGIDARILDSLGWGVLVVGRWSRRVHRFNRWMAELTGIRPEDALGRHVAEVFAYLKGLDLEALDEEIQRTGRFEARSLRLERHGGEVVYRHVRGDVLDGGAGEEEAVVVSVQDVTEREHMRLCMARYLTREVAELVLSLRPGERLEGRELDVAVLVADMRDFTDAAEGLTPEELFETLNAYLGPMAEVVVEHRGMIDKFMGDGFMAVFGAPSLTGGEAERALRTALELDATVRRLSAERARAGLPGVGVGYGVHWGTAQAGNLGSDLRMEYTVVGDTVNLAHRVQALAGAGEILATRAAVKAAGDGFQWGEGRWVRLRGRKAPVKVQPLLGRET, from the coding sequence ATGGGTGGAACGGCGGCGGCGGAGGGGATCGACGCCCGCATCCTCGACAGCCTGGGGTGGGGCGTCCTCGTGGTGGGGCGATGGTCCCGAAGGGTGCACCGGTTCAACCGCTGGATGGCCGAGCTCACGGGCATCCGCCCTGAGGACGCCCTGGGCCGGCACGTGGCCGAGGTGTTCGCCTACCTCAAGGGACTCGACCTGGAGGCCCTGGACGAGGAGATCCAGCGCACCGGGAGGTTCGAGGCTCGAAGCCTGCGGCTCGAGCGGCACGGGGGCGAGGTGGTGTACCGGCACGTGCGCGGCGACGTACTGGACGGGGGGGCCGGGGAGGAAGAGGCGGTGGTTGTCAGCGTACAGGACGTGACCGAGCGGGAGCACATGCGGCTGTGCATGGCCCGGTACCTCACCCGGGAGGTGGCGGAGCTGGTCCTCTCCCTGCGCCCCGGCGAGCGGCTCGAGGGCCGGGAGCTCGACGTTGCCGTGCTGGTGGCCGACATGCGCGACTTCACCGACGCCGCCGAGGGGCTCACCCCCGAGGAGCTCTTCGAGACCCTGAACGCATACCTCGGCCCCATGGCCGAAGTGGTGGTGGAGCACCGGGGGATGATCGACAAGTTCATGGGCGACGGCTTCATGGCGGTCTTCGGCGCGCCCTCCCTGACGGGGGGCGAGGCCGAGCGCGCGCTGCGCACCGCGCTGGAGCTCGACGCCACGGTGCGCCGCCTCTCGGCGGAGCGCGCCCGGGCGGGGCTCCCCGGGGTGGGGGTGGGGTACGGGGTCCACTGGGGCACCGCCCAGGCGGGAAACCTGGGGAGCGACCTTAGGATGGAGTACACGGTAGTGGGCGACACCGTAAACCTGGCCCACCGCGTCCAGGCGCTGGCCGGCGCGGGCGAGATCCTGGCCACCCGGGCCGCGGTCAAGGCCGCGGGCGACGGCTTCCAGTGGGGCGAGGGGCGCTGGGTGCGCCTGCGGGGCCGCAAGGCTCCCGTGAAGGTGCAGCCGCTGCTGGGCCGTGAGACGTGA
- a CDS encoding glycine betaine ABC transporter substrate-binding protein, producing the protein MRSILLHLALTAALLLGLALPPFPAAACVGKTLVVGSLETPEGRLVAQLLAILINERTGTTVKIADYPDPEALHRGLAAGDADIAVDFTGPALARLGLPVPPVGDEAYQAAKATYLERLNLVWLPRMGYAGNSGQVPADAAPVARKDTLKKFPALPRLIARTEGLLSDDVLRGLSGAGEPAKTAREFLREKKLI; encoded by the coding sequence GTGAGATCAATCCTCCTGCACCTTGCCCTGACCGCAGCCCTGCTCCTGGGCCTTGCCCTGCCCCCCTTCCCGGCCGCCGCCTGTGTGGGAAAGACCCTGGTGGTCGGCTCCCTGGAGACCCCCGAGGGGCGCTTGGTGGCCCAGCTCCTGGCGATCCTCATCAACGAGCGCACCGGAACCACCGTGAAGATCGCCGACTACCCCGACCCCGAGGCCCTGCATCGGGGGCTCGCCGCCGGCGACGCCGACATCGCGGTGGACTTCACGGGCCCGGCCCTGGCCCGGCTGGGCCTGCCGGTCCCGCCGGTGGGAGACGAGGCCTACCAGGCCGCCAAGGCAACCTACCTGGAGCGCCTCAACCTGGTCTGGCTCCCGCGCATGGGCTACGCCGGAAACTCCGGGCAGGTCCCGGCCGACGCCGCTCCCGTGGCCCGAAAGGACACCCTGAAGAAGTTCCCCGCCCTGCCCCGGCTCATCGCCCGCACGGAAGGCCTGCTCTCGGACGACGTCCTTCGGGGGCTCTCGGGTGCGGGAGAACCGGCCAAGACCGCCCGGGAGTTCCTCCGGGAGAAGAAGCTGATCTGA
- a CDS encoding 4Fe-4S binding protein, with the protein MKLPLRRGVQGVLLLGFLALFARTAYRGQELLDWPVHLFFHLDPLAALAAALAGGLASLWAVTWLGAGLLLVFTALLGRFFCGWACPLGTALDLSGGGLRRLRGGRRGSWRPPAHTAPALLAALLAATVLGLPLLGLFDPLSLFLRSLTLTLHPALDAGAKGLLAQLSLSDSERLAALGDTLYRAAEPVLAFGRPAFLLAGLTTLVFLAVVALELVAPRTWCTSLCPLGALLGVCARLSPLRRRRSDRCGPCTTCAARCPTGAAAPEGAADPSLCLQCGGCEQACPSGARRPELAAPGLSLPASPGRRALLASAGAGALLALGPRVRAEEAERAWDFLRPPGAVDEAQFRLRCIRCGACMRVCPQGALHPALLEAGLGGLWSPRLVPRLGYCEYHCRLCGQVCPTGAIRYLEEGEKETTVIGLAVFEQDRCLPYRAAENCMVCEEHCPTAPKAIVFHEEVRADALGVSKPVKVPRVVEERCVGCGICETRCPLPGRSAIRVTRERPGDLSLFF; encoded by the coding sequence GTGAAGCTTCCGCTGCGGCGGGGCGTCCAGGGGGTGCTCCTCCTGGGGTTCCTCGCGCTCTTCGCCCGCACCGCCTATCGGGGCCAGGAACTCCTGGACTGGCCCGTCCACCTCTTCTTCCACCTGGACCCCCTGGCGGCCCTGGCCGCGGCCCTGGCGGGGGGGCTCGCCTCCCTGTGGGCCGTGACGTGGCTCGGAGCCGGCCTCCTGCTCGTTTTCACGGCCCTGCTCGGGCGTTTCTTCTGCGGGTGGGCCTGCCCCCTGGGTACCGCCCTGGACCTGTCGGGGGGCGGGCTGCGCCGCCTGAGGGGCGGTCGGCGCGGGAGCTGGCGCCCCCCGGCCCACACGGCTCCGGCGCTGCTGGCGGCGCTCCTGGCAGCGACTGTTCTGGGGCTGCCGCTCCTGGGACTCTTCGATCCCCTGAGCCTTTTCCTGCGAAGCCTCACCCTGACCCTCCATCCGGCCCTGGACGCAGGGGCCAAGGGCCTCCTGGCCCAGCTCTCCCTCTCGGACTCCGAGAGGCTGGCCGCCCTGGGAGACACCCTCTACCGGGCTGCCGAGCCGGTGCTCGCCTTCGGGCGACCCGCCTTTCTCCTCGCAGGCCTCACCACCCTCGTGTTCCTCGCGGTGGTGGCCCTGGAGCTGGTGGCCCCCCGCACCTGGTGCACGAGCCTGTGCCCCCTGGGCGCGCTCCTGGGGGTGTGCGCCCGGCTCTCGCCCCTTCGCCGCCGCCGCTCGGACCGCTGCGGACCCTGTACCACGTGCGCCGCCCGCTGCCCCACCGGCGCGGCGGCCCCCGAGGGCGCAGCGGACCCCTCCCTGTGCCTCCAGTGCGGCGGGTGCGAGCAAGCGTGTCCTTCCGGCGCCCGCCGGCCCGAGCTCGCCGCCCCCGGCCTGTCGCTTCCCGCCTCACCGGGGCGCCGTGCCCTCCTGGCCTCGGCGGGAGCGGGGGCGCTGCTGGCCCTGGGACCCAGGGTTCGGGCCGAGGAGGCGGAGCGAGCGTGGGACTTCCTGCGCCCCCCCGGGGCCGTGGACGAAGCGCAGTTTCGCCTGCGCTGCATCCGGTGCGGCGCCTGCATGCGGGTCTGTCCCCAGGGGGCCCTCCACCCCGCCCTGCTGGAGGCGGGCCTGGGAGGGCTGTGGAGCCCCCGGCTCGTGCCGCGGCTCGGCTACTGCGAGTACCACTGCCGCCTGTGCGGACAGGTGTGCCCCACCGGCGCCATCCGATATCTGGAGGAGGGGGAGAAGGAGACGACGGTCATCGGGCTCGCGGTCTTCGAGCAGGACCGGTGCCTTCCCTACCGGGCAGCGGAAAACTGCATGGTCTGCGAAGAGCACTGCCCCACGGCACCCAAGGCCATCGTCTTCCACGAGGAGGTCCGTGCCGACGCCCTGGGAGTCTCGAAGCCGGTCAAGGTGCCCCGGGTCGTGGAGGAGCGGTGCGTGGGCTGCGGCATCTGCGAGACCCGGTGCCCCCTGCCCGGCCGCAGTGCGATTCGCGTCACACGGGAACGCCCGGGAGATTTATCCCTTTTCTTCTAG
- a CDS encoding DUF362 domain-containing protein: MNRSVLNRRRFLARLAQLGFVALGPLGFPLLRPGRARAQTPASPQPVAVARGPDAAALVREAVGKLGGMGGFVKPGDRVVVKPNIGWDRTPEEGANTHPEVVAELCRLAVEAGAREVRVFDRTCNDGRRTYERSGIRAAVEGLERAPVQLEHVRDEWFEVTDLPGARELSRWPLYRPALAADVLINVPVLKHHGLTHVTIGLKNLMGVMGGNRGRVHQGIDQNLVDLNRAVRSHLTVVDATRILLRNGPQGGGTDGVRTANLVAASADVVAADAWGSREFGADPFQIAHVRLAHEQGLGVADLGRIEIL; this comes from the coding sequence GTGAACCGCTCCGTCCTCAACCGCCGCCGTTTCCTCGCCCGCCTCGCCCAGCTCGGGTTCGTCGCCCTGGGCCCCCTGGGGTTTCCCCTCCTGCGCCCGGGCCGCGCCCGTGCCCAGACCCCCGCCTCCCCCCAACCCGTGGCCGTGGCGCGGGGCCCCGACGCCGCAGCCCTGGTCCGGGAAGCCGTGGGAAAGCTCGGCGGCATGGGAGGCTTCGTGAAACCGGGAGACCGGGTCGTGGTGAAGCCCAACATCGGCTGGGACCGCACCCCGGAAGAGGGGGCCAACACCCACCCCGAGGTGGTCGCCGAGCTGTGCCGCTTGGCCGTCGAGGCGGGAGCGCGGGAGGTGCGGGTCTTCGACCGCACGTGCAACGACGGGCGCCGCACTTACGAGCGCAGCGGCATCCGCGCCGCGGTGGAGGGCCTGGAGCGTGCTCCGGTGCAGCTCGAGCACGTGCGCGACGAGTGGTTCGAGGTGACGGACCTGCCGGGGGCTCGGGAGCTCTCCCGCTGGCCCCTCTACCGGCCCGCCCTGGCGGCCGACGTACTCATCAACGTCCCCGTGCTCAAGCACCACGGGCTCACCCACGTCACCATCGGGCTCAAGAACCTCATGGGGGTCATGGGAGGCAACCGGGGCCGGGTGCACCAGGGGATCGACCAGAATCTCGTCGACCTCAATCGGGCGGTGCGCTCCCACCTCACGGTGGTGGACGCCACCCGCATCCTCCTGCGCAACGGCCCCCAGGGCGGGGGCACAGACGGCGTGCGGACGGCCAACCTGGTGGCCGCCTCGGCCGACGTGGTGGCCGCCGACGCCTGGGGCTCCCGGGAGTTCGGGGCCGATCCCTTTCAGATCGCTCACGTGCGCCTGGCCCACGAGCAGGGCCTGGGGGTCGCCGACCTGGGCCGGATCGAGATCCTGTGA